Proteins encoded by one window of Emticicia oligotrophica DSM 17448:
- a CDS encoding glycosyltransferase family 39 protein encodes MYDFIPSKSWLWYVFVQLGINLFGGDFNHLTVTLLICTSFIGIGISSYFVVLKLTKDSQQALIASFLSLICCFFMEMNFLEPEAPIAILAIWSLLFLSKNKNLDWFVGGLLLGIAMLFKSIAMFYVAGAGLYLFYECFILRKSSFWQIFQKGLCILMGFAVPLLLSLIYFNQINKLDEHIYWSYIYPFGSYPAHTLFLKKLIIKTFWFIILTAISIILAASVKEKRKYWGNTTFMLCIFFGLISLASLMKSQASHYFYPAAPFFSIIIASVYTHYSKIYQKQLTKVYISLILLLVIVIVSIFITRREVIQRLVKIDDFAIEKTYASTVNRNLKKGDKALLIDFGSLFYFHSHQYPNVPFINTEMQTSDFVKKHTNIYEQSLKDTSLKLVLFGFRSSIIDDSTKVNTPENKIALEKLRYELNKNFTLETDSVLYIKLWHRKKTK; translated from the coding sequence TTGTATGATTTTATTCCATCAAAATCTTGGCTTTGGTATGTATTTGTGCAATTAGGAATTAACCTATTTGGCGGTGATTTTAACCATTTAACAGTTACACTGCTTATTTGTACCTCATTTATTGGCATTGGTATTTCAAGCTATTTCGTTGTTCTTAAACTTACTAAAGATAGCCAACAGGCACTTATTGCATCTTTTCTCTCGCTTATTTGCTGTTTTTTCATGGAAATGAATTTCCTTGAACCTGAAGCCCCAATTGCAATATTGGCTATTTGGTCATTATTATTTCTTTCAAAGAATAAAAACCTAGATTGGTTCGTTGGCGGACTATTACTCGGAATTGCAATGTTGTTTAAAAGTATAGCGATGTTCTACGTTGCAGGTGCAGGGCTATACCTATTTTATGAATGTTTTATTTTAAGAAAATCTTCATTTTGGCAAATTTTTCAAAAAGGTCTTTGTATCCTAATGGGGTTTGCCGTTCCGCTATTACTTTCACTTATTTATTTCAACCAAATAAATAAATTGGACGAACATATTTATTGGTCATACATATACCCTTTTGGCTCCTACCCTGCTCATACATTATTTCTTAAAAAGCTTATTATCAAAACCTTCTGGTTTATTATTCTGACAGCTATTAGCATAATTTTAGCGGCAAGTGTAAAAGAAAAAAGGAAGTATTGGGGAAATACAACTTTTATGCTTTGCATATTTTTTGGGTTAATTTCCTTGGCATCTTTAATGAAAAGTCAAGCCTCTCACTATTTTTATCCTGCGGCTCCTTTTTTCTCAATAATAATCGCATCGGTTTATACTCATTACAGCAAAATATATCAAAAACAGCTTACTAAAGTATATATTTCACTGATTCTATTATTAGTAATAGTAATTGTAAGTATCTTTATTACTCGTCGAGAAGTGATTCAACGTTTAGTAAAAATAGATGATTTTGCTATTGAAAAAACATACGCAAGTACAGTAAATAGAAACCTAAAAAAAGGTGATAAAGCATTGCTTATTGATTTTGGTAGCTTATTTTATTTTCATTCTCATCAATACCCGAATGTTCCGTTCATAAATACTGAAATGCAAACAAGCGATTTCGTTAAAAAACATACCAATATTTATGAACAATCATTGAAAGATACCTCCTTAAAGCTTGTATTATTTGGATTCAGAAGTTCAATAATTGATGATAGTACCAAAGTAAATACCCCTGAAAATAAAATAGCCCTTGAAAAATTAAGGTATGAATTAAATAAGAATTTTACACTCGAAACAGATTCAGTTTTATACATAAAACTCTGGCACAGAAAAAAAACAAAGTAG
- a CDS encoding vWA domain-containing protein, with amino-acid sequence MNWIKPLTIVEFVFIGIFLLVYATYFIRLYILARRLGTTARSVIFKFITRVIYLSLCIMGLLGPSFGINEIEAQATGKDIYLVFDLSKSMDAVDIEPSRLEKTKFELIKNIDLLKSDRIGLIVFSSGAYTHSPLTFDRDAVKLFIQKLNSELFVQNGTNLNSAFELILSKFKISSVQNPRKSKVVVLITDGEDFGQLDSNILAELKKNKINLLTLGVGTAQGGQIREELDFKKDSGGKIIISKLNASYLIKLTKDLNGKYFQLNNQQNGVVDLLKEVDKVESNWIDTRKMTVANNKYYYFVFLALILIIIDILFTVRTIKI; translated from the coding sequence ATGAATTGGATAAAGCCACTTACTATTGTCGAATTTGTCTTTATAGGCATTTTTTTGTTGGTTTATGCCACCTACTTTATTCGTTTATATATATTAGCTAGGCGTTTAGGAACTACTGCCCGCTCAGTGATATTTAAGTTTATCACAAGAGTTATTTATTTAAGCTTATGCATAATGGGTTTGTTAGGACCCAGTTTTGGTATCAACGAAATTGAAGCACAAGCAACAGGTAAAGACATATACTTAGTTTTTGACCTTTCAAAATCAATGGATGCCGTTGATATTGAGCCTTCTAGATTAGAAAAAACTAAATTTGAATTAATTAAAAATATTGATTTGTTGAAGTCCGATAGAATAGGATTGATAGTTTTTTCTTCAGGAGCTTATACCCACAGTCCCCTTACATTCGACCGCGATGCAGTAAAGTTATTTATTCAGAAATTAAATAGCGAGCTTTTTGTTCAAAATGGTACAAATCTTAATTCTGCATTTGAATTAATTTTGAGTAAATTTAAGATAAGTAGTGTTCAAAATCCAAGAAAAAGTAAAGTAGTAGTTTTAATAACAGATGGAGAGGATTTTGGGCAACTTGATTCTAATATCTTAGCAGAATTGAAAAAAAATAAAATTAATCTTTTGACTTTGGGTGTGGGCACTGCACAAGGAGGCCAGATTAGAGAAGAACTTGATTTTAAAAAAGATAGTGGTGGAAAAATTATTATTTCTAAATTGAATGCTTCATACTTAATAAAGCTCACTAAGGATTTGAATGGCAAATATTTTCAGTTGAACAATCAACAAAATGGGGTTGTTGATTTATTGAAAGAGGTTGATAAAGTTGAGAGTAACTGGATTGATACAAGGAAAATGACAGTTGCCAATAATAAATATTATTATTTTGTCTTTTTAGCATTAATTTTAATCATTATTGATATACTGTTCACTGTGCGAACAATTAAAATATAG
- a CDS encoding glycosyltransferase family 4 protein gives MKMLIIHQFFWAHYKAKIYTELQKVVDKNPNDELLVLQTALNEFTRSKIGSIDYSIHQYNVQILFEDFYENTTVWQRVKKSLFWVNKFKPDVINLPGYYEPAMNIVLFYCKLKGIKIVISSDSTESDNPNVWWRESLKRFVVSQAQGFFCYGTKSAEYILKLGMKPEHILVENNSVDNVRIEKVHTEALQTRQEVKKSYQLKKYNFVYVGRLIEIKNLDNLLAAYKPLANSDWGLIILGDGSEEEKLKKYASDNQLEGVKFIAGQPWYDVPKILALADVFVLPSYSEPWGLVVNEAMACGLPVIVSNKCGSAFDVVIENQNGYTFNPHSVEELTNIFEKFVENPDKIKIFGEKSKEIIKRFSPENVAQEMYDGFKKVVYDNK, from the coding sequence ATGAAAATGCTCATCATTCACCAGTTTTTCTGGGCTCATTATAAGGCTAAAATTTACACAGAACTTCAAAAAGTAGTTGACAAAAATCCAAATGATGAGCTTTTGGTTCTTCAAACAGCTCTTAATGAATTTACTAGGTCTAAAATTGGTAGTATTGATTATAGTATTCATCAATATAATGTTCAAATTTTGTTTGAAGACTTCTATGAAAATACAACAGTTTGGCAAAGGGTAAAGAAATCACTCTTTTGGGTAAACAAGTTTAAGCCTGATGTTATAAACTTACCCGGCTATTATGAGCCAGCCATGAATATTGTTCTTTTTTACTGTAAATTAAAGGGTATTAAAATTGTCATTTCATCTGATTCTACCGAAAGCGACAACCCAAATGTATGGTGGAGAGAATCACTCAAAAGATTTGTTGTATCTCAAGCACAAGGTTTCTTCTGTTATGGTACAAAATCTGCCGAATATATTTTAAAATTGGGTATGAAACCCGAACATATTCTAGTGGAAAATAATTCTGTAGATAATGTAAGAATTGAAAAAGTGCACACAGAAGCTCTGCAAACTCGCCAAGAGGTAAAGAAATCCTATCAACTAAAAAAGTATAATTTTGTATATGTTGGTAGACTGATTGAAATAAAAAACCTAGATAATTTATTGGCTGCCTACAAACCTTTGGCAAACTCCGACTGGGGATTGATTATTTTGGGCGATGGTAGTGAAGAGGAGAAATTAAAGAAATATGCGTCTGATAATCAATTAGAAGGTGTAAAATTTATTGCCGGACAACCTTGGTACGATGTTCCGAAAATATTGGCTTTGGCTGATGTTTTTGTACTACCAAGTTATTCTGAACCTTGGGGCCTAGTTGTAAATGAAGCAATGGCTTGTGGTTTGCCAGTAATTGTTTCTAACAAGTGTGGGTCGGCTTTCGATGTGGTTATTGAAAATCAAAATGGCTATACTTTCAATCCACATAGTGTAGAGGAATTAACAAACATATTTGAAAAATTTGTTGAAAATCCAGATAAAATTAAAATTTTTGGTGAAAAATCGAAAGAAATAATCAAGCGTTTTTCTCCTGAAAATGTTGCTCAAGAAATGTATGATGGATTCAAAAAAGTAGTATATGACAATAAGTAG
- a CDS encoding acyltransferase family protein, with protein MTISRNNNFDLIRLLAAFQVLIWHGAVHFDISEKVYNYLLVLYHFPGVPIFFTISGFLISYSLERNNFNLKQYFKNRSLRIFPALWVCTIITAVLLFSFGKVGSSKDFITWFIAQISFFQFYASESLKQWGTGHPNGSLWSIAVELQFYLVLPILLYIINIPQKKIYVNLLLAILFIISILVKYYVHISPLLTENVVYEKLFNNTVINYLHFFLTGIIIYKNFDIIFPILKEKVLIWLLIYAAFVLVFKFWLKYYDTNYEINIWGITANTILSLLTLSFAFSYTDLSKKLLHENDISYGIYIYHMPIVNTMVSLGYTGSILNLLVLSIITLVIAYFSWKLIEQKILKLKM; from the coding sequence ATGACAATAAGTAGAAACAATAATTTTGACTTAATTAGACTATTAGCAGCTTTTCAGGTGTTAATTTGGCATGGAGCTGTTCACTTTGATATTTCTGAGAAGGTTTACAATTATTTGCTCGTATTATATCATTTTCCGGGTGTACCCATATTTTTCACAATTAGTGGTTTTTTAATTAGTTATTCTCTCGAAAGAAATAATTTTAATTTAAAACAATACTTTAAAAATAGAAGTCTAAGAATTTTTCCTGCACTTTGGGTTTGTACGATAATAACGGCAGTTCTTTTATTTTCATTCGGAAAAGTCGGTAGCTCAAAAGATTTTATCACTTGGTTTATTGCACAAATTAGTTTTTTTCAGTTTTATGCAAGTGAATCACTAAAACAATGGGGGACAGGCCATCCTAATGGAAGTTTATGGAGTATTGCTGTTGAACTCCAATTTTATTTAGTTTTACCAATACTTTTGTACATTATCAATATTCCCCAAAAAAAGATTTACGTCAATTTATTACTTGCAATTTTATTCATAATATCAATTTTGGTTAAATATTATGTTCATATTAGTCCATTATTAACAGAAAATGTTGTTTATGAGAAATTATTTAACAACACGGTTATCAATTATCTTCATTTTTTTCTTACTGGAATCATCATTTACAAAAACTTTGATATAATTTTTCCAATATTGAAAGAGAAAGTCCTTATATGGTTACTTATTTACGCTGCTTTTGTTCTTGTGTTCAAGTTTTGGCTAAAGTATTATGATACTAATTACGAAATAAATATCTGGGGTATCACTGCTAACACTATTTTATCTTTACTGACATTATCATTTGCTTTTTCTTATACTGATTTGAGTAAAAAGCTTTTACATGAAAATGATATTTCTTATGGTATTTATATCTATCACATGCCTATTGTAAATACAATGGTAAGCTTAGGATACACAGGAAGTATCCTGAACCTTTTGGTTCTATCAATTATTACACTTGTGATAGCTTATTTTTCTTGGAAGTTAATCGAACAAAAAATACTTAAACTTAAAATGTAA
- a CDS encoding glycosyltransferase family 2 protein, translating to MLLSVLIPAYNEINNIENILKKIEEIDIPKEIIVVDDGSTDGTRDLLNKLKSDTIKVIFHEKNQGKGGAIRTAINHSTGNIIIIQDADLEYDPHDYYKLIPEVANGKTKVVYGSRFLNKQNKHSYFSFFLGGQVVTWITNILYGQNLTDEPTCYKVFEATLLKSIKLNCTGFEFCPEVTAKVAKLGYKIPEIPINYYPRSISEGKKINWKDGVEAIWVLLKYRFVD from the coding sequence ATGCTCCTCTCTGTTCTAATTCCAGCTTATAACGAAATTAACAATATTGAAAATATTCTAAAGAAAATAGAGGAGATAGACATTCCAAAGGAAATAATTGTTGTTGATGATGGCTCAACAGATGGAACGAGAGATTTATTAAATAAGCTAAAAAGTGACACAATTAAGGTAATTTTCCACGAAAAGAATCAAGGGAAAGGCGGAGCAATAAGAACTGCAATTAATCATTCCACAGGCAATATTATAATCATTCAAGATGCAGATTTAGAATATGACCCACATGATTACTACAAGTTAATTCCAGAAGTTGCCAACGGAAAAACGAAAGTAGTTTATGGTTCGAGGTTTTTAAATAAACAAAATAAACACTCTTATTTCTCTTTTTTCTTGGGTGGACAAGTGGTTACGTGGATTACAAATATCTTATATGGTCAAAATTTAACTGACGAACCAACTTGTTACAAAGTTTTTGAGGCAACACTTCTAAAATCAATCAAACTGAATTGTACAGGATTTGAGTTTTGTCCTGAGGTTACTGCAAAAGTTGCGAAATTAGGCTATAAAATACCCGAAATTCCTATCAATTATTATCCACGTTCAATTAGTGAAGGTAAAAAAATCAATTGGAAAGATGGCGTTGAGGCAATCTGGGTACTTCTAAAATATCGATTTGTTGATTAA
- a CDS encoding phosphoribosylaminoimidazolesuccinocarboxamide synthase produces MTQISNSGVLQSAVKETNFNFEGQTGFYRGKVRDVYDFNDKVVMVASDRISAFDVVLPRPIPFKGQVLNQIAAKFLNATKDIVPNWLLASPDPNVSIGVRCETFPVEMVVRGYLVGHAWRTYKSGLRTLCGVVLPEGLKENDKLPSPIITPTTKAHEGHDEDISREDIIARGLVEEAKYIQLEKYALALFARGTEMAAERGLILVDTKYEFGEKDGVIYLIDEVHTPDSSRYFFKKGYEENLAQNLPQKQLSKEFVREWLISNNFQGKDGQVVPEMTDEKVLEISNRYIELYENVSGEKFVPQSGENVHERIQNNIKKYFGI; encoded by the coding sequence ATGACTCAAATTTCAAATAGCGGTGTTTTACAATCCGCAGTTAAGGAAACAAACTTTAATTTTGAAGGACAAACTGGATTTTACCGTGGAAAGGTACGCGATGTTTATGATTTTAACGATAAAGTCGTGATGGTGGCGTCGGATAGAATTTCAGCATTTGATGTGGTTCTTCCTCGACCGATACCATTCAAAGGACAAGTTTTAAACCAAATTGCTGCAAAGTTTTTAAATGCCACTAAGGATATTGTACCAAATTGGTTGTTGGCTTCGCCTGACCCAAATGTTTCGATTGGTGTTCGATGCGAAACTTTTCCGGTTGAAATGGTTGTAAGAGGATATTTAGTGGGTCATGCTTGGCGAACTTACAAAAGCGGTTTAAGAACACTATGTGGGGTTGTTTTACCTGAAGGTTTGAAGGAAAATGATAAGCTTCCTAGTCCAATTATTACTCCAACAACAAAAGCACACGAAGGGCACGATGAAGATATTTCGAGAGAAGACATCATTGCACGTGGTTTAGTTGAAGAGGCAAAATATATTCAACTTGAAAAGTATGCTTTGGCTCTATTTGCGAGAGGTACTGAAATGGCTGCCGAACGTGGTTTAATTTTAGTTGATACAAAGTATGAATTCGGAGAAAAAGACGGGGTTATTTATTTAATTGATGAAGTACATACACCAGATTCTTCCCGTTATTTTTTCAAGAAAGGTTATGAAGAAAATCTAGCTCAAAATTTACCACAAAAGCAATTATCGAAAGAATTTGTACGTGAATGGTTAATTTCTAATAATTTTCAAGGAAAAGATGGGCAAGTTGTTCCAGAAATGACTGACGAAAAAGTATTGGAAATTTCAAATCGCTATATTGAACTTTACGAGAATGTTTCGGGTGAAAAGTTTGTACCTCAATCAGGTGAAAATGTCCATGAAAGAATTCAAAACAACATTAAGAAATACTTTGGTATTTAA
- a CDS encoding tetratricopeptide repeat protein encodes MNLWFFYIILLFLNIRSLTNVQERNALKIEAGKAFFKKNYSLSVQKYQSLANISYNLEPEARLNLAHAYFKINDTLRALEEYRKLVRLNDVEISTVAMIQVGVIETMRGDSISALELFKIALQKDDRNKVARYNYELLRKKIPQTPPKNSQSPTSDNENKTNTAAEAEKSEEKKDILDSMTPEKMSKEKALQLLESMKNSELQFAQKRRYQGSKKEKVVNDW; translated from the coding sequence ATGAATTTATGGTTTTTTTATATAATTCTACTCTTCCTCAACATTCGTTCTTTAACAAATGTACAAGAACGAAATGCTTTGAAAATAGAGGCAGGAAAGGCTTTTTTTAAAAAAAACTATTCATTATCAGTTCAAAAGTACCAGTCACTAGCCAATATTTCATATAACCTTGAACCCGAAGCTCGCTTGAATTTGGCTCATGCCTACTTTAAAATCAATGATACACTTAGGGCTTTAGAAGAATATCGAAAGCTTGTTAGATTAAATGATGTAGAGATTTCTACGGTTGCAATGATACAAGTAGGTGTAATCGAAACTATGCGTGGTGATAGTATCTCAGCATTAGAACTTTTTAAAATTGCTCTGCAAAAAGATGATAGAAATAAAGTTGCTCGGTATAATTATGAACTTTTGAGGAAAAAGATTCCCCAAACTCCTCCAAAAAATAGTCAGAGCCCAACTTCGGATAATGAAAATAAAACAAACACTGCTGCTGAAGCTGAGAAATCAGAAGAAAAAAAAGATATTCTTGATTCAATGACCCCAGAAAAAATGAGTAAAGAAAAGGCTTTACAACTTTTAGAGTCAATGAAGAATTCTGAATTACAATTTGCACAAAAACGCAGGTATCAAGGTTCAAAGAAAGAAAAGGTAGTAAACGATTGGTGA
- a CDS encoding glutamate synthase subunit beta — MGKPTGFLEFQREAAAKRNVDERRLDYNEVELPVDENNTQKQAARCMDCGVPFCHNGCPLGNIIPEFNDAVYEENWEYAYQILSSTNNFPEFTGRICPAPCESSCVLGINKPPVAIEYIEKSIIEKAYANGWVKPNVPKKRTGKKVAVVGSGPAGLAAASQLNKAGHLVTVFERADEVGGLLRYGIPDFKLDKSVVRRRVEVMKAEGIEFITNANVGVNVKASDLVRDFDAIVLAGGSTVPRMIEIKGKELKGIYPAMEFLSQQNKRVSGIERVNDHRGSAYQNGELLATGKNVVVIGGGDTGSDCVGTSNRHKAKSITQVEVMPEPELDDKKQPFYQVRSEATPWPMWPLTKRTSTSHEEGCERLFSINVKEFIGDENGNLKGILISESAMFNGTKVEMNEREIPCELALIAAGFLHPQQDILSQLEIEVDERKNAKAPNYQTSNPKIFAAGDMRRGQSLVVWAISEGRECARKVDEYLMGETLLEAKAVSMISPAYAEA; from the coding sequence ATGGGAAAACCAACTGGTTTCTTAGAATTTCAAAGAGAAGCGGCAGCTAAGCGAAACGTTGATGAACGTCGTTTAGACTACAATGAAGTTGAACTACCTGTAGATGAAAATAATACTCAAAAACAGGCCGCTCGCTGTATGGATTGTGGCGTACCGTTTTGTCATAATGGATGTCCACTAGGAAATATAATTCCAGAATTTAATGATGCCGTTTATGAAGAAAACTGGGAATATGCTTATCAGATTTTAAGCTCTACAAATAATTTCCCAGAATTTACAGGAAGAATTTGCCCAGCACCTTGCGAATCTTCTTGCGTATTGGGTATCAATAAACCACCAGTTGCAATTGAATACATTGAAAAATCAATCATTGAAAAGGCTTATGCTAATGGTTGGGTTAAACCAAATGTACCTAAAAAACGCACTGGCAAAAAAGTAGCTGTAGTTGGTTCTGGCCCTGCTGGTCTGGCTGCTGCTTCACAACTAAACAAAGCAGGACATTTAGTTACAGTTTTTGAACGTGCCGATGAAGTTGGTGGACTTTTACGCTACGGTATTCCTGATTTCAAACTAGATAAATCTGTAGTTCGTCGTAGAGTTGAAGTGATGAAAGCAGAAGGCATTGAATTCATTACAAATGCAAATGTTGGAGTAAATGTAAAAGCTTCTGACCTTGTAAGAGACTTTGATGCTATTGTTTTAGCTGGTGGCTCAACCGTACCACGTATGATTGAAATAAAAGGAAAAGAGTTGAAAGGTATCTATCCTGCAATGGAGTTCTTGAGCCAACAAAATAAGCGTGTTTCAGGTATTGAACGTGTGAACGACCATCGTGGTTCTGCATATCAAAATGGTGAATTGTTAGCAACTGGCAAAAATGTAGTGGTGATTGGTGGTGGAGATACAGGTTCTGACTGTGTAGGTACTTCTAATCGTCATAAAGCAAAATCAATTACACAGGTTGAGGTAATGCCTGAACCAGAATTAGACGATAAGAAACAACCTTTCTACCAAGTTCGCTCAGAAGCAACTCCTTGGCCTATGTGGCCGTTGACCAAACGTACTTCTACTTCGCATGAAGAGGGTTGTGAGCGTTTGTTTAGTATCAATGTAAAGGAATTCATTGGTGATGAAAATGGAAATTTAAAAGGTATTTTAATTTCAGAATCTGCTATGTTTAATGGAACAAAAGTAGAAATGAATGAACGTGAAATTCCTTGTGAATTAGCTTTAATTGCCGCAGGTTTCTTACATCCTCAACAAGATATTTTAAGTCAATTAGAAATTGAAGTTGATGAAAGAAAAAATGCTAAAGCACCAAATTATCAAACATCAAATCCAAAAATCTTTGCTGCGGGTGATATGCGTCGTGGGCAATCATTAGTTGTTTGGGCCATTTCAGAAGGTCGTGAATGTGCTCGTAAAGTAGATGAGTATTTGATGGGAGAAACACTATTGGAAGCAAAAGCAGTTTCAATGATTTCACCAGCATACGCTGAAGCTTAA